A part of Pirellulales bacterium genomic DNA contains:
- a CDS encoding TIM barrel protein → MTENPRVILSGFADEAANQKTAVQQFAAFAALGLQFYSVRFIDAGEGIKNVMKLTVKEIQAIRHLEDEYGLNVASIGSPIGKVKLVDVDDGTSNAFVPFKKYLEKEVKRACELAHAFETKLIRGFSFYPPRGAGPHEYLPQAVDQLGQVAETCHRSDLTFGLEIEANLVGQTGQLMAELYRQVNHPGLVLIFDAANILCQGYTTADVFSQYLAMKSAIGWLHIKDYRHPQPPTRNGHVDEGALKNFVPADIGHSAHELILRDFREEIPALYQRLHRRGIPGVFLDLEPHVKGGGQFGGFSGPDGMGVALRGLLRVLDYARIDYHLRDFEDIRAARGF, encoded by the coding sequence ATGACTGAAAACCCTCGCGTCATTCTCAGTGGCTTCGCCGACGAAGCCGCCAATCAAAAGACCGCCGTCCAGCAGTTCGCCGCCTTCGCCGCCCTAGGGCTGCAGTTCTACAGCGTCCGCTTCATCGACGCCGGCGAGGGAATCAAGAACGTCATGAAGCTGACGGTCAAAGAGATTCAGGCCATCCGCCATCTCGAAGACGAATATGGCCTGAACGTGGCTTCCATCGGCTCACCCATCGGCAAGGTCAAGCTCGTCGACGTCGACGACGGCACCAGCAACGCCTTTGTGCCGTTCAAAAAATATCTGGAGAAAGAAGTGAAACGGGCGTGCGAGCTGGCTCACGCCTTCGAGACCAAGCTCATCCGCGGCTTCTCGTTCTATCCGCCGCGCGGGGCCGGACCGCACGAGTATCTGCCGCAGGCCGTCGATCAACTCGGCCAGGTCGCCGAGACCTGCCACCGCTCCGACCTGACCTTCGGCCTGGAGATCGAGGCCAACCTCGTCGGACAGACCGGGCAACTCATGGCCGAGCTGTACCGCCAGGTGAACCATCCGGGCCTGGTGTTGATCTTCGACGCCGCCAACATCCTCTGCCAGGGCTACACGACGGCCGACGTCTTCTCCCAATACCTGGCCATGAAGTCGGCCATCGGCTGGCTGCACATCAAGGACTATCGTCATCCGCAGCCACCCACGCGCAACGGCCACGTCGACGAAGGCGCGTTGAAAAACTTTGTGCCCGCCGACATCGGCCATTCGGCCCACGAGTTGATCTTGCGCGACTTTCGCGAAGAGATTCCCGCCCTTTATCAGCGGCTGCACCGGCGGGGCATACCGGGCGTGTTTCTCGACCTGGAGCCGCACGTAAAGGGCGGCGGGCAGTTCGGCGGCTTCAGCGGCCCTGACGGCATGGGCGTGGCCCTGCGCGGCCTGCTGCGCGTGCTCGACTACGCACGCATCGACTATCACCTCCGCGACTTCGAAGACATCCGCGCCGCCCGCGGATTCTAA
- a CDS encoding DUF1549 and DUF1553 domain-containing protein translates to MAIAFRCLLLVLILPAACIASADDDAPPSAAAMAARIDQLLDQRMDEAGVRPAGPASNAAFLRRATLDLNGIIPAGSQVSAFLDDDAADKRTQAVDRLLANPRWATHLANVWSRMLLPAQAQSERPAEVAGFTSWLRRRFAENIRYDVIVADLLTTTGSSNRGGAALFYTAAGLKPEELAASTSRILLGVQIHCAQCHHHPFDHWRQEDFWSFAAFFARVRQAPGTEPPDVQLVDAVSGEVTLPGTSQVVPPKYLGADPPREDADVNRRRQLAIWLVSQDNPYFARVAVNRVWALLFGRGLVHPVDDFGRHNAPSHPQVLDELAEYFAASGYDLRAVFRAIASTRAYQRSSQWPSEEDPPPAELFALMQVKTLSADQLYDCLVRATRLSEPERAAPQPGQPPMADPRQQFVQRFNMATTEATEFVAGIPQILALMNGSLTAEASDADRGGLLQALDAPVFDDRERVEALFLSILSREPTAAELESLVEYVSKGGGAGDRRKALGDLLWAMINSPEFILNH, encoded by the coding sequence GTGGCGATCGCATTTCGATGTCTGCTCCTGGTTTTGATCCTCCCGGCAGCCTGCATTGCATCCGCCGATGACGATGCACCGCCTTCGGCCGCCGCGATGGCCGCCCGCATCGATCAACTGCTCGACCAACGCATGGATGAGGCGGGCGTTCGCCCGGCCGGACCGGCCAGCAACGCCGCGTTTCTGCGGCGGGCCACCCTCGATCTCAATGGAATCATTCCGGCCGGCTCGCAGGTCTCGGCCTTTCTCGACGACGATGCCGCCGATAAGCGGACCCAAGCGGTCGACCGACTGTTGGCCAATCCGCGCTGGGCCACGCACCTGGCCAACGTTTGGAGCCGTATGCTGCTGCCGGCCCAGGCCCAAAGCGAGCGGCCGGCGGAAGTGGCCGGCTTCACGTCGTGGCTGCGGCGGCGGTTCGCCGAGAACATTCGCTACGATGTGATTGTGGCCGATCTGCTGACGACCACGGGCAGTTCCAACCGCGGCGGAGCGGCCCTGTTCTATACCGCGGCCGGACTCAAGCCCGAAGAGTTGGCCGCCAGCACGTCGCGCATTTTGCTGGGCGTGCAGATCCATTGTGCCCAGTGCCACCATCATCCCTTCGACCATTGGCGGCAGGAAGATTTTTGGTCGTTCGCCGCCTTCTTTGCCCGCGTGCGGCAGGCGCCCGGCACCGAGCCGCCCGACGTGCAGTTGGTCGACGCGGTGTCGGGCGAGGTGACGCTGCCGGGCACCAGCCAGGTCGTGCCGCCCAAGTATCTGGGCGCCGACCCGCCCCGCGAAGACGCCGACGTCAATCGCCGCCGGCAGTTGGCCATCTGGCTGGTGTCGCAAGACAACCCGTACTTTGCCCGCGTGGCGGTGAACCGCGTTTGGGCGCTGCTCTTCGGCCGCGGCCTGGTGCATCCGGTCGATGACTTCGGCCGGCATAATGCCCCCAGCCATCCGCAAGTGCTCGACGAGCTCGCCGAGTATTTCGCCGCCAGCGGTTACGATCTGAGGGCGGTTTTTCGCGCGATCGCGTCGACGCGGGCATACCAACGGTCGAGCCAATGGCCCAGCGAAGAAGATCCGCCGCCCGCCGAGTTGTTCGCGCTGATGCAGGTCAAGACGCTCTCCGCCGACCAGCTTTATGACTGCCTGGTGCGGGCCACGCGGCTGAGCGAGCCGGAGCGCGCGGCGCCCCAGCCGGGCCAGCCGCCGATGGCCGATCCACGACAGCAATTCGTGCAGCGGTTCAACATGGCGACCACCGAAGCCACGGAATTTGTGGCGGGCATCCCCCAAATCCTGGCGCTCATGAACGGCAGCCTGACCGCCGAGGCCAGCGACGCCGACCGCGGCGGACTACTGCAGGCGCTCGATGCGCCGGTCTTCGACGACCGCGAGCGGGTCGAGGCGTTGTTTCTGAGCATCCTCTCGCGCGAACCGACGGCGGCGGAACTGGAAAGCCTCGTCGAATACGTATCGAAGGGCGGCGGCGCCGGCGACCGCCGCAAAGCACTGGGTGACCTGCTCTGGGCCATGATCAACAGCCCGGAGTTCATTTTGAACCATTGA